Part of the Triticum urartu cultivar G1812 chromosome 2, Tu2.1, whole genome shotgun sequence genome, tgacgagacgaacaacttttgTGTTGAAATGTTTTTGATTCAATACTATCTTCAGGGCCAAATCGCTTGCACAAAACAGATAATTATTCACGCAACTCATCAGACCTGGTCACATGTGTGTGGCTCGGGCGTCATATTTTGTTAACTGCAGGGTCGTGCTGTGtggcctctaacttttgcataagACCTTGGATTGGGATGAtatttatatcaaaatcgatcatTTCGGCGGGACGAAGACAATTCGTGTAGATCAGTTTTCCATATGAAGCCATCTTGGGGGCGTCATCagccgaatagtgttctgaatacaaaatctcAGTACTTCAAACACAATTTCGGCTTTAGAGATGAGATTAGATGGCTATGACCTAAATATCAAAGTTTCTCCTTTTGACGATACagaactttctcactttgagcgCTTTTTCGTTTGTGGCCTTCTTAATTATGTTTTTGACCGTGCCAAAATCTGATGTCAACAATACAGTGTATAAATTTCAGGGATTTAGAGGTGAAGGCTCATTTGCGACGAGCTCTACAACCTCAAGTAGACTTCACTCACACCACCTGGTAGGTTTCTCCTTCCCACTTGTGGCCCGTCTTCTTTTCTCCTCACGCCCTGTTGCGGCTCATCACCGTGCTTACATGTTTGCCAGGACGGCATACTTGCCGGTGTTCTCTGGCTGTAACTGAAAGAACCGACACACCGCGATCTCGATCAGTCGTACCTTTTGCGTGCTTTCTGCGGTCGCCCAACAATGTGCCATATAACAACGAGTGCTCCTGGCATACATACCTGGGAAGAAGAAAAGAAGAGGGACCACAAGTGAGAAGGAGAAGCCTACCGGGGGGTTCTGGCAAAATATTGCCTATGTGGCGTGGGTCAACGGGCCACGCAACCTAGTCAGACGCGGAAAGGACCCGCGGTGAACGACTTACAAACATATAGGACCTAGATGTGCGTTTTCAAATTTTTAGGACCTACTTGACACACTTGGAATACTTTTAGGTCCGCAGTGTATTTTACTCTTAAATGAATTGGTTTTCCTAGAATACATTCCGAATTATGAATAATGCACTTCACATCAATTTTTCAAGATAAATACTCTAATTTGATGATAATTGGTGTGGTTGAAATGGTATATAAATTTGATTCTTGCATTATGACACGTTAAATTACAAAATATATATTGGTAAagacgtgcatttgcacgtacacgTTTACTAGTCTAACAAAATACTAGAGAAGCAAAAAACCGCCTACAGCGGATCAAGTGGTCGAATTGGGAGGCCGCGTGTGCAAAGAGCACCAGATGATGCCATTGCAACTCAAATCTAGTGATGATACTTCTGTCCTTTGATGATTGTCCACGCCCTGCAAAATTATGACACCGAATGAACAATCGATTGATATCACAATTAGCAGCAAACATTTGCTGGCACTGATAAATATGCGTGCCAACCAAGATTTACCTGTGTTACACCGACGCTGCGTTGATTCTACATGCTATATCACTAGCGTTGACGTGGAAAATTAAGAAAGTATGTTCAAACGCAGAAATGGCATCACTGCGTTGCAGAGGCTCGTTGTTCACCTGTAGAGCTGCTCCATTAAAACTATTAAAGCGACTTGGTGGTTCAAAACCAGTGAGGATAGCCTAATTGTTGCATCAGCTCGCTCTCGTACTTGTATTCCAAGACCATATGGCCCGCCAATACAAAATGTGAGCCTTGACGATCCCTAAAACATTTGGACACATATTATCAGCGAGTATGTTCTCCCAATATTTTTTCAAACACAAAAAAAAATCTCCCAAGAAATTTCCAGCAGCTTGAACTTTAAAACTAAGTAGTTGGCTACTGAATATCGGATTAACCGAAGTGCAGAGCATACCGTGTTGCCAGCATCCCCAATGAGATCAGCTATCTGCTCAGATATGACATCCTTCCCGTTTTCATCCAACACAACAACCTAATCATGCACACTAACATCAGAACAATTAGACTGCTAGAACCTAATGGATGGGTGAGGTATTTATCAGGTAAATACAAGAAAGCACCGAAACATACAAAATCTTCAGCCTTGAGCTGCTGCATCATAGACGCGTCTTCTGCTTCAATTTGCACCTTAACATCGCTGAAAAGTGGAAACAACAGAATATCAGGGGCCAGCATCAACAATCAAATTCGTCAGGAACAATCAAACAAACAGCAGAATAAGAAGTTCACAGTTTCCAATGAGGTGTAAATTTACCAGTTGAAAGCCAGTCCACCAACAGCAGAAAATCTCACGGTACAGTAAAACAATATAGTGATAGGGAGCATGTACTAGGTAACCATAGAAGAGTGAGAAATAGCCTCTGGGGATGCATTGACCACAATGttcatagcatcatacaacatgtCATACCTTGTAAGTTTTGGGTTGGACTTGATAAGGGTGTCCTCAACGTCGCAGTAGTGACCGAGCTTCTCTTTGTACTCTTCAACAAGAAGTTGTGTCCCCTGAGACCTCTTCTTGCCGACTGTCAGCACGCGCATAGGCATTGCTCTCTGCAAACATGGACCAACGGAAACTGAATTTATAAACCTGATTGAACTCATAAATTTGGCCGTTATCTCGGCTATACGGTATGACCCTTTATATGGATGAAAGACAAAGTTCAGAACTATGCATCGGCCGGTGATGAGTCTAATATCTTCAGAGGATATACTGCAGAGTACAGATTGCAGAATATATACACCTCTAATTCTGAAATCATTTTCTTTTTTGCTGTCTTGCTCAATTAAATTCTACTGTGAACTTATGAAGGTAAGTGAGTAAGTCTAGATCTTCGTGCAAGTACCACAGGAGAAACAATTGCACAAAGTGGGTGATTTTTCTTGAGGATAACTGAACTGAAAATTTGCAGAAATTCTTCTCTGAGCTTCTTACCACAGATTGTCCCGTGTATTTGGATCTCCTGCCTCGGGCAGCTGAAGAACAGGGAGCATCAGGCAACGAAAAACAGCATTGGAGGGGGGGAATCAGGAAATGGTGAGAATATTAGGACAGCTCAGATTGAGAGAAGCAGCGAGCAGAGAAATGGTGAAGGGAATTGAGGCTGTaccaggaggaggaggacgcgcGGGCGCACCCCTGTTCTTGCTGGGGGTGGGGTTGAGTCCGCAGCGGCAGCTCCATGGCAAGACTCCCATGGAGGAGACGGGGGGGAGTGAAGCTCGCGTGGTGGGCGCGGACGACGGGTGGGGTTGGGTTTGCTGGGTGCACGCCGCCGTTCGGCTGGGAAGAAGATGAAAACCCGCAGAGACGTGTTTCTCTGCTTAAAACGTACTTTGCGGGAGGAGCCTTCGCGACGACGATGACGTATTTAGGGGTCGATTTCGGTGCTTCCACGGCGCAGGCTCAACACTTTTCACTTGCAAAAATGCTTGTCGACAGATGATGTCCTGCAACTGCATAGGACTGATTGAAACACAATTTACTGAAAGTATTAGTGTTATGACGAGTGCTCAGGCGTCACTAGTCTCGGGTGAATTGACTAGTTTGGTATCTGCAAGACTTGAGATGGCTATGCTAAAAATAAAAGGTTGCTAATGGGAGCATAAAGCATGGCAAATCAATAAAGTAAAGTATGTAGATAATCCTAGTGTATTAGTATTGTTGTCATTGGGTTCTTGCAATTATGTACCTACCAAATGCTTGACGACTACTTACAATGTACGTATATTCGTGTATGCAAACAAGATGTTTGATGAAATGTCAACAAGAACCACATCACCTTCCGAAGCCCTGCCACCACCATTGGCCACACACGGTTTGCACGGTAGCGGTATCCGGCGGTGGCGAGGGAGAGCGGCTGGAGAAGAAATACCCTAGGAGATGAATCCCGGCGTTGCCGGTGTTCGCCCGCCCCACCGTGTGAGTGTGACGCCGGGCAGTAAACCGGGGACAGGTTAGGAATTTTCTGTTGGAAATATTAGCACTTTTCCATTAGACTAATCCACGAGTAAACAGTAAGCATGGTATAAAAGGTATGCATCTCATAGCTATACCTAAGCATACTAGCACGTACAGAACATAGAAGCGAACCATCTATGAGCAGCACATATACGGCTAGCACAAGTACGAGTAAACGAGGGATGAACAGATCATACCCTCCGATTGGCCAGGCCAACGCGGCGGCGGCAACAGCTGCCTCAGCGTcattcgtggccttcttcttggcggTGGCGTCATCGGCCATGGAGTCGATACAGGGGAGGTAGTGGAAGCAGAGGCGGACGGAGTTGGGGACGGATCGGGAGCAGTCACGTCgagacgctccccaaaaaccttattgcCGTTCTCCCGGGCAGGATCTCGAATGACAGGGTTCTGGAACCTGCTCTCCCGACCAGCCGTGCACGCGATCGTCGGGGCCCATGACCGAGGCGGACGGAGTTGGGGACGGATCGGGAGCAGTCGCGTCGAGACGCTCCCCAAAAACTTTATTGCCGTTCTCCCGGGCAGGATCTCGAATGACAGGGTTCCGGAACCTGCTCTCCCGACCAGCCGTGCACGCAAGTCAGCCCACCTATTAACGTCTCGGATAGTGGCCCCACCTATTAGCGACTCGTTAATTAATCCCTTCATTACCGCAACCCGCGGCGGAGGAGAAGCGCGCGTGTACCACTCCTCTTCCCAAGCTCCCAATGACAAGTGGTAGAGCAACCTTTATAAAGGGGTCTCAGCTCTTCtcaactagcaaggtgggactaaacttcccaccacctGTCATCTCATACATGGGCCTCAAGATTAACCAGGGATTAGCGTCTTATATGGGCCTAAGCCCATCCATAATCCAACAATTTCTTGTACAAAACATCTTTCATGTGAATATGGGATAGCCTCAAATGATCCTTCAATTAATAAGATGTATTGTAATAAGTTCAATAACAACAAATATAGCCACGCAAATTCGTTGGCCACTCCATTATTTTCAATACCAGACTTTTAATTTTACCAACCATGTGCAGTGTACTATGAGTGCATTCCTGAATCCTATACATGTTAAGTATGCACTCTCCAGTTTCTCTCTGCAATTTGCACAATCTGATATTCTGCTAAAGTCTAAAAGCCTATCATCCTGTGTACATACACCTAAGAACATGCCTTCTTAGTTCctattttttttagaaaaggtcTTAGTTCCTATTTGCTCCTGTTCTTCAAGCTGCCATGAGAAGGTAATACACAACTGACACGAATAAAAAAAACGACCGACCAAGGAGTCAACAACAGCGTACTAAACACATACAAATGGGGCCCACCGCACACCCAGCAGCCTCGATCAACCAGGAAGCCCCCGTTCCCGGGAGCTTCGAGGTTTAGGGGATGTGTTCCTGTTCTTCAAGCTGCCCTGAGAAGGGAAACCCCCACTGTACTCAAAGGCCCTGCTGTCCATCTGATACGTCGTGGACGGCGTCGATGTGCTGGAGTACGGATACCTTGGTGCAAACGTCCTTGTTGTCGAGTCCACGCTGAACGACGAGCTTGCCGACATCGAACCGGGTGTGAGCCCGTTGTCCTGCATTATCATCTCGATCTCCCTCACCACATTGTTCATCTTCGGGCGGTCAGGTCCCACCTCCTCCACGCATTGCAGTGCCATCGTCACGAACCTTGGGAATCCTAGGAGGCCCCCCATTTTGTAGAGAACTGGGTCCATCACATCCTTCAGCCCACAGTACATGGTGTCTTCCATGTCTAGTGCCGTCTTCACCTCACGGACAATGTACTTCTTCTCGTATATAGGTGGCTTGGCTACTATGAGCTCTAGTAGTACCACGCCGAAGCTGTAGACATCGCTCTTCGCCGTAAGTTGCTGCGTCATGTAGTACTCTGGATCTAGGTAACCCTGCATTGACGACAAGTGTTTAAGCTTAGAACTGAAATGGTAAGCATGATCTGCATGATATGGCATGGTTGATACCGAGAAACATTTAATTTTATACAGAAGGGCAAGCCTACCAGTGTTCCCTTGACATTTGTGCACAGCTCGCCTTCCTCGCTGTCTGATACCAACAAGGAGAGGCCAAAATCTGCAACCTTTGCGGTCATCTTCGAATCAAGGAGAATGTTGGTGGACTTGATATCTCTATGAATGATTGGAGGATTGGCATGGTCATGGAGGTAAGCTAGCCCTCTAGCTGAATCTAGAGCTATTTGAAGTCTCATACTCCAATCCAATTGTACTCCTTTCATACCTACAGTGAGCCATTGTGATCAGTCCAGCTGATAATCATGAAGGAAAGATATTTAGATTTGGAAGAACTGTGCCACAATATATATCTACTGCTTGATTCTGGAAGTTGGCCAAAAAAGGCACACGCCTCATATAAATCGAAGTTACTTCTGACAATCAGATGGAAGAACATGTTAACGTACCATATAACGCCTCACTTAGAGTTCCATTGGATATGAACTCGTAAACCAGCATCTTTTCGCCCTTCTCGAAGCAGAAACCAACTAGCCCAACCAAGTTGTTGTGATGCACCCTCGAAAGGAGCTCGATTTCTGTCTTGAACTCAAGCCCACCCTGCATGGACCCTTGCTTGGACCTCTTGATGGCTATGAGCTGTCCATCCAGAAGTTTTCCTCGGTACACCTGTTCCCATCGGAAAACAACATTTATAGAACTGTCCTAACTCCTAAAGATGATAAGAACCTTAAGTTGTCGAAAAGATTGTTGCTTAATTACCGTTCCATAGCCTCCTTCTCCAATTGCATTGATTTGTTTGAAGTCGTTTGTGCTAAGCTTGAGCTCTTCCAGTGTGAAGGCTCTAGCGCTCTTGAGTTTTGGCGCTTCACCAATATCTTCCGGCGTTGATCCCCATGAAGctgaaaaatataaacatttagaTCAAAAGGGAGATAAAACAACATAATATTACCTCCGTCCaaaattacttgtcttagatttgtctagatacggatgtgtCTAAAACTAAAATGTGACAAGTAATTCGGGACGGTGGGAGTATGATTTAATCTGTATGAAATGTATGAGGTACCAAAAGGATTATTCTGGGAGACAAGCATCTTAGCCCGTTTCTTTTGGCGCACGGCGTAAAGTCCAATCAGCGCGAGCCCGACAACCAAAAGAACAGAGCCAGTCACGACACCAATCAAAATAGCTCGAGAAGCTGCAATACATCAACAGCTAAACATCAGCACAAATCAATATGCCAGCCTAACAAACTTCACCGCAAGAACCGGATCAGGCTCCATAAATCACCTTTGTCGTGGAACGGATAAGGATGTGATTTCACATAGTAAGGTCCAAAGTTCTCCGGTGGCTTGTAAGTCTGAAGTGTCAGATTAAAGCAGTTGAGCACCTGAGAGTAATTGAACCTCTTCTGGTTTACTGGGCACGCCTTGATGTCCACTTTCAGGTACACGTCATCAACGTATGGTACCAAACCTAGCTTGTTCGGGGTACAACTGCTCACTGTTCTCGACAGGTTGTCGTGCAGTTCAGGAAGGAACTTTCTGACATCGCCAAAGGAAGGAGAACGGAAGAATATGGTTTCAACAAATGGATGTGGACACTGTACATCAGAGAAGGGTAGCATGATTGGAAATTCGGCTAGCTGGTCGGTGCAGAGCAGCGTGTTTGACAGAAGAGAGTCGGTGCAGAGTGGGTTTCCTTCAAGCCTGGCAAGAACAGAGCAGCAGGATAATAGAGTAAAAATTTGAAGGAAATGGAACACATTTCTTTGTCAAAAAATAAGTCTCAAATGAGCAACCGCCAACAATACTCACTTGAGAAGCTTGCTGTCAAGGCTGCTGTACACTGTAACTGAGGTAATTTTGTTGTTCCGCAAGTCGACAAGGTCTAGTCCATCGTTGATGTTATTGCCCATGTCAAGCGTATCATTCAGTTCATTATCATTCAATATTCTGCCGTATGATTGACTAGTTAGTGCATT contains:
- the LOC125539530 gene encoding putative RNA methyltransferase At5g10620 isoform X1; amino-acid sequence: MGVLPWSCRCGLNPTPSKNRGAPARPPPPAARGRRSKYTGQSVRAMPMRVLTVGKKRSQGTQLLVEEYKEKLGHYCDVEDTLIKSNPKLTSDVKVQIEAEDASMMQQLKAEDFVVVLDENGKDVISEQIADLIGDAGNTGSSRLTFCIGGPYGLGIQVRERADATIRLSSLVLNHQVALIVLMEQLYRYVCQEHSLLYGTLLGDRRKHAKGTTDRDRGVSVLSVTAREHRQVCRPGKHVSTVMSRNRA
- the LOC125539530 gene encoding putative RNA methyltransferase At5g10620 isoform X2, coding for MGVLPWSCRCGLNPTPSKNRGAPARPPPPAARGRRSKYTGQSVRAMPMRVLTVGKKRSQGTQLLVEEYKEKLGHYCDVEDTLIKSNPKLTSDVKVQIEAEDASMMQQLKAEDFVVVLDENGKDVISEQIADLIGDAGNTGSSRLTFCIGGPYGLGIQVRERADATIRLSSLVLNHQVALIVLMEQLYRAWTIIKGQKYHH
- the LOC125539532 gene encoding leucine-rich repeat receptor protein kinase HPCA1-like codes for the protein MAKGEREGRLPLLLLLLVLCLLAQSRIAAAATHPQDAAALKSLMRKWSNVPASWRKKSNDPCGDRWDGIECNGANSRVTSLNLFGMNMKGTLSDDIGSLTELRVLDLSSNKDLGGPLTPAIGELVQLINLALIGCSFSGTVPSELGNLAQLEFFGLNSNQFTGRIPPSLGKLSKVKWLDLADNKLTGLLPNSRDNGAGLDQLLNAEHFHLNQNSLEGPIPEYMFNSSMNLKHILLDRNNLSGTIPSSIGLIPTLEVLRLNNNNFTGRVPAMNNLTKLHVLMLSNNKLSGPMPNLTDMNGLGNVDLSNNSFTPSGVPSWFTELPGLMTLTMQSVGISGKLPQKLFGLRDLQHVILNDNELNDTLDMGNNINDGLDLVDLRNNKITSVTVYSSLDSKLLKLEGNPLCTDSLLSNTLLCTDQLAEFPIMLPFSDVQCPHPFVETIFFRSPSFGDVRKFLPELHDNLSRTVSSCTPNKLGLVPYVDDVYLKVDIKACPVNQKRFNYSQVLNCFNLTLQTYKPPENFGPYYVKSHPYPFHDKASRAILIGVVTGSVLLVVGLALIGLYAVRQKKRAKMLVSQNNPFASWGSTPEDIGEAPKLKSARAFTLEELKLSTNDFKQINAIGEGGYGTVYRGKLLDGQLIAIKRSKQGSMQGGLEFKTEIELLSRVHHNNLVGLVGFCFEKGEKMLVYEFISNGTLSEALYGMKGVQLDWSMRLQIALDSARGLAYLHDHANPPIIHRDIKSTNILLDSKMTAKVADFGLSLLVSDSEEGELCTNVKGTLGYLDPEYYMTQQLTAKSDVYSFGVVLLELIVAKPPIYEKKYIVREVKTALDMEDTMYCGLKDVMDPVLYKMGGLLGFPRFVTMALQCVEEVGPDRPKMNNVVREIEMIMQDNGLTPGSMSASSSFSVDSTTRTFAPRYPYSSTSTPSTTYQMDSRAFEYSGGFPSQGSLKNRNTSPKPRSSRERGLPG